One window of the Octopus sinensis unplaced genomic scaffold, ASM634580v1 Contig10832, whole genome shotgun sequence genome contains the following:
- the LOC115228590 gene encoding LOW QUALITY PROTEIN: cellular tumor antigen p53-like (The sequence of the model RefSeq protein was modified relative to this genomic sequence to represent the inferred CDS: deleted 1 base in 1 codon; substituted 1 base at 1 genomic stop codon), producing MVKLLWKLPKYPPRKNTCDNGRTCYSGIYEFEVSFSQPEKETKSTNWTYSKLNHKVYVRPFCQCPVRFRCISSIPTGFVIRSMAVYMKPEHVKEIVTRCPNHASSDHSIDHIYLKIIGHIAPSHLVRCSDRNAFXSDDNKRESVIVPFSTPQVLFKYDLIAGCEWLTFLYQFMCYGSCTGGLNRRPIQLVFTLENDFVVVGRKVVEVRICACPGRDRRSDEKTSNSSDNKKRKKNIHPSSKIPRNSPNLDKNGQFILNVVPD from the exons ATGGTCAAGCTACTATGGAAACTCCCGAAATACCCTCCACGTAAAAATACTTGTGATAATGGTAGAACATGTTATTCTGGGATTTATGAATTTGAAGTCTCGTTTTCACAGCCCGAAAAGGAAACAAAGTCTACAAATTGGACG TATTCGAAATTAAATCATAAAGTCTATGTTCGTCCATTTTGCCAATGTCCTGTGAGATTTCGCTGCATTTCATCCATACCAACTGGATTTGTTATTCGGAGTATGGCAGTGTATATGAAACCCGAACACGTCAAAGAAATTGTAACAAGATGCCCAAACCACGCTTCTTCAGATCACAGTATTgatcatatttatttaaaaattataggtCACATAGCCCCTTCGCATTTAGTCCGATGTAGTGATAGAAATGCATTTTAATCTGAtgataataaaagagaaagtgtTATTGTCCCTTTCTCAACTCCTCAA GTATTATTTAAATATGACCTTATAGCGGGCTGCGAGTGGCTAACTTTTTTATATCAGTTTATGTGCTATGGTTCATGCACAGGTGGACTCAATCGCAGACCAATACAATTAGTCTTTACTTTAGAAAACGA tTTTGTTGTGGTTGGAAGAAAGGTGGTTGAAGTAAGAATATGTGCATGTCCCGGTAGAGATCGGAGATCTGATGAAAAAACATCTAATTCTtctgataataaaaaaagaaagaaaaatatacatccaTCTTCTAAAATACCTCGAAATTCTCCAAATTTGGATAAAAATGGCCAATTTATTTTAAACGTAGTTCCCGATTGA